Genomic DNA from Pigmentiphaga litoralis:
CATGATGTCTATGTGACGAACGCGGTCAAACATTTCAAGTGGGAACCGCGCGGAAAGCGGCGCATGCACAAGACCCCTGCGCAAAAAGAAATTGCCGCCTGTCATTACTGGCTCGAGCAGGAACTGGACGATGTCGGGCCGCGGGTGATCGTGGCCCTGGGTGCCACGGCATTGAAGTCGGTGCTGTCGCAGCGCACGGCCACCTTGCAGAGCGTGATTGGCACCGTGATCGAGCACGACGGCCGGCAGGTGGTGCCGACCTATCACCCGTCGTTCGTGCTGCGCGCGCCCGATGAAGACACGCGACAGCGTGCCTACGGCGCGATCGTGGAAGCGTTGAAGGTGGCGTATCGGGCGGCGGGCAAATGAGCGTGGGGCGACGTGCCGGCGTCCTGCCCCGTGGCGGGCAGGCACAGGCTGACCGTCAGGCCAGCGCCATCGTCACGGTTGCGGGCCGACACCTTCCCGCCATGCCGCCGCACGGCTTCGGCCACAATGGCCAGGCCCAGGCCGACGCCGCCCGAGTTGCGATCCCGGGCCGCCGCCACGCGAAAGAAGGGCGCAAAAATGCGGTCCAGATCCGCTTGCGGCACACCGGGGCCACGGTCGGCAATGTCGACGCAGACCCAGGCGTGGACCGGCCCCGGTTCTTCCTTCAAGGTCACCACCACTTCCGATCCCGACGGCGAAAATCGCAGCGCGTTGCGCAGCACGTTTTCAATCGCACTATGCAGGGCGACAGCATCGCCGTGCAGGCACAGCGGCCGGGACGCGCGCACCACCCGCACGCCGACCTGACGCGTGCTGGCTTCGAAGCGCGCATCGTCCACCACGCGATCCACGATCGGATCCAGCACCAGCGCGTGCAGCGTGCCGCTGCGTGCTTCCAGGCTGGCCGACTCCAGAATGCGGCGCGTCATCTCTTCCAGGAATGCACATTCCCGTTCGATCCGGTCCAGCTGCACAGGTAAACGCTCGCCGCCCCGGCGCGCCAGGCCCAGGGCCACTTGCAGTCGGGCAAGCGGCGACCGCAGTTCGTGCGAGACATCCCGCAGCAACGTTTCTTTCATGGTGATCAGATCGCGGATGCGCTCGGCCATGGTTTCCACATCACGCGCCAGCACGCCCACGTCATCACGCCGGGTCGACGCCGTGCCCATCGACAGCGGCGTCAGATCGCCGGTGGCCAGGCGCCGCACACCCACCTGCAGATCGCGCAGCGGCAGCACCAGATACCGCGCCAGCCCATAGCAGACCAGCCCGCTCACGGTCAGCGCAAAGATCAGCAACAGCCACGGCAGATTCGGATGACCGAAGTCGCCGAAGCCGGGCGTGAACATGGGATCGAAGATGAGTTCGTAGCGGGTGCTGTCATTCAGGTAGAGCCGGCGGATGTTCCACCACGCCTGCCGATGCGCGGCGCGCAGGGTCGACTCGGGCTCCATGCCTTCGACGTAGCCGGGGTCATCGACATAGCGTCGCACGGTGCGGGCGCGATAGGCCTTGATGCGATCGTCGGCCAATTCGGACAAGTCCCGCGACAGCAGGTCTTCGTTGCGTTTATCAACGATGTAGACCGCCAGCATCGGGTGCTCGTTTTCGGTTTCGCGGATCCAGGTGCGCAGGCCGGGCAGGCCGTCAGCCAGCGCAATCGCGCGCGCTTCGGTGGCCAATGCCGATGGGTCGATCGCGGCCAGGGCTTCGCTGCGGCTGGCTTCGGCGCGGGACATCACGACGATCACGCCCGTCACGATCAACCCCATCGCCAGCCAGAAGCAGACGACGATGCGCAGGAACAGCGAGTTCACGCCAGCGGCCCGGGCATCGATGCCCCCGAGGTCAGCACATACCCGAAACTGCGCAGCCCGCGGATCTCGGGCACCGAGGCATCCGGCGCATTGGCCAGGTCGGCGGCACGGCGCAATTTGCGGCGCAGATTGCTGACGTGCGTATCCAGGCTGCGGTCATAGGCTTCCAGGCTGCGGCCCAGCGCCAGCTCGGTCAGGTATTCGCGGCTGACCGGCGTGCCGGCCTGCCGCACCAGCATGTCCAGCACGCGCAGTTCGGCCGCCGTCAGGCCCAGGTCCACCCCGGCCAGCGTCGCGCGCTGCAATGAGGGCACGACCCGCAAGGGGCCATGCGCCGACGCGTCGGGCTCGGCAGGCATGTCGCGTGACGGCGCCTGCGTGCGCCGCAACACGGCCCGGATCCGCGCCATCAATTCCAGGGGATCCACCGGCTTGCACAGGTAGTCATCGGCGCCCAGTTCCAGGCCCGAGATGCGATCGGCCGCGGCAGTGCGCGCCGTCATCATGATCACCGGCACCTGCGACCGCCGCCTCAGGGTCTGCAGCAACTCGAAGCCGTCGGCCCGCGGCAGCATCACGTCCAGCACCACCAGGTCGAAAGGCTGCTCCAGCAGCAGGCCCAGCGCCGCCACGCCATCGTGCGCCAGCGTGACCGCCTGCGTTTCGTCGCTCATGAATTCGACCAGCATCTGCGCCAGCTCGACGTCGTCTTCCACCAGCAATATCGACAACGGCGTGGCGGGGGACGGCCCGCCGTCGGCAGTGTGCGGGTGACCGGACACCAGGGCGGCCTGTGGCCGGAGTGCGACGGGAGGGGGATGGAAAGCGGGAGTGGACATCAAGAAGTCAAAAGATAGCCAAAGTTGGGAACCTGCCGGACAGACAACGCGCGTGAAACCGTATAGTAAATCAGGTTAGCAACCATTCTCATTTAGATCCATAGGTAACGTCGGAAATCTCCGTACTTTTCAAGAGTTGTCGCATGCCCTCCCCTGTTTCCCGTTTTTCCGCTCCTTCTGTCCTGAGCGTTGCGCTCATTGCCGCCTTCGCCGCTCCCCCCGTTCTTGCGCAGACTGCGTCACCCAACCCGGTCACCCTCGACAGCGTCGTCGTGTCGGCGTCCGGCTTCGAACAGGACATCAAGGAAGCGCCCGCGTCGATCACTGTGGTCACCAAGGAAGAGCTGGACAGCGGCGCCTTTCGTGACCTGACAGACGCGCTGCGCAACGTGGAAGGCGTGAGCGTGACCGGCGCGGCGGCGCAGCAAGGCGGTGGCGGCTACGACATCAGCATTCGCGGCATGCCGGGCGCGTACACCCTGATCCTGGTCGACGGCCGCCGGCAGAACACGCGCGAAGCCCGCACCAACGGCAACGCAGGCTACGAAGCGGGCTGGATCCCGCCGCTGGAAGCGATCGAACGGATCGAAGTGATCCGCGGCGCCATGTCGTCGCTGTACGGATCCGACGCGATGGGCGGCGTGGTCAACATCATCACGCGCAAGGTCGCAAAGAAGTGGGGCGGCTCGGTTCGCGTCGAAGGCACGCTGCAGGAACGGTCGGCCTCCGGCAATTCGGGCGGCACCAACTTCTACCTGAGCGGCCCGATCAAGAACGACCTGCTGGGCCTGGCCCTGTTCGGCGGTTACTTCAACCGTGCCGAAGACGAGATCCTGTATGGCTTTAACCGCGCCGAGAACACCAACCTGAACGGCCGCCTGTCATTGACGCCGAACAAGAACCACGACATCGTGCTGGACCTTGGCCGCAGCCGGCAGGACGTGTCGTACCACCGCGGCGAGTCGGTCACCGCCACGACGGCATCGGGCCGCAGCCTGAACCAGCGCGACAACATCGCGCTCACGCATACGGGCCGGTATGGCGACCTGGGCACGTCGACCGTGTCGATCTACCAGGAAGAATCCTATCGCCGCAATTTCGACCTTGAAACCGGCGCGGTGCCCGCCTCGCCCAACAAGTTGCGCAACACCGTGCTCGACGGCAAGTGGACCCTGCCGCTGGGCAATCACCTGATGACCATCGGCGGGCAGTATCGCAAGGAAGCCTTCACCGCCAACAACTATGTGGGTCGCGAGTGCATCCGCAACAATCCGGCCGACCCGTTCTTCAACTGCGTCGCGACGGGCACGCCGAACAACAGCAGTTCGTACCGTGCGATCAACGTGGCGGACTCGAAGCTGTCGACAACGATCAAGGCCGTGTTCCTGGAAGACGAATGGCGCCTGACCGACCAGCTGATCCTGACCGGCGGCGTGCGGCTTGATGACCATGAAATCTTCGGCCGCGAAATTTCGCCGCGGGCCTATGCGGTCTACAACCTGAACGACGAATGGACCGTGAAGGGCGGCGTCTCGAAGGGCTACAAGGCGCCTTCCGCGCGCGACATCCTGCCGGGCTATGCGCTGTCGTCCGGCGGCGGCAATGGCGGGGGGTCCATCGTAATCCGGTCCAACCCCGACCTGCAACCCGAGACCAGCATCAACCAGGAAATCGGCCTGCAGTACGGCAAGCGCGGCGGCATCTCGGGCGGCGTCACGCTGTTCAACAACGACTTCAAGAACAAGATTACCGAGATGACGCTGCCCGGCGTGGTCGATCCGAACTTCCCGGGCGCCACCATCCGTTCGCGCGTCAACGTCGGCGCCGCCGTGATGCGCGGCGTCGAAGCCAACCTGAAATGGCCGGTGACGCGCACCGTGTCCTTGCGGGGCACGTACACCTTCATCCGGTCCAAGATCACCGACGATCCGGTCAATGGGCAGACCGGTCTGCAACTGGCGGGCACCCCCAAGCAGGTGCTGAGCGCCACTGTGGAATGGAAGCCGAACGACCGCGCCACCGGCTGGACCCGCCTGCTGGCTTACGACCAGCAGATGAAGCTGAACCGCACCAGCGCCGTGCCGACGATCTCGCCAGGCTATGCGCAAGTGGACCTGGGCGGTTCGTACAAGTTGACGAAAGCAACGACCTTGAGCGCCGCGATCTACAACCTGGGCGACAAGCGCCTGGACTACGACATCGCGAACCAGTACATCGACGGCCGCCGCCTGTGGCTGGCCATGAACATGACCTTCTGACATGACGATGCCTACCGCCACCGACGACGGCCTTGCACCGGCCCTGCTTGCGACTGCCACGGCAGATGCCGGGCCGCCGGCAGCGGCGCACGCCAAGCGCGCCACGCCGGCCAAGGCCCCTGCACCGCCGGTGTTCCGATACCGCCTGCAGATTGCGTCGCGCGCCGCGGCCGCGATATTCGGCGGCTACGCACTGGGCGCCAGCACGGCCACCGTGCTGGCCGCGGTGCTGCCCCTGCCGCGCGTCGACGCCGTGCTGCTCGCCACCATGCTGGCCTTCATCGTGCACGCCGTTGCCGCGATGTGGGCCTTTCGTTGCTCCAGCCTGACCCGCTTGTGGGTGGGCCTGCTGGCGCCGTCCGCCGTGTGCTGGGCAATCGCCCACTACTTTCTCTGACAGGGTCGCGCCATGCGCATCGATGGTAAATCCGAAGGTCTGCGGCAGGCGATGTCGTGGTTCCACACCTGGTCGGGCCTGCTGCTCGGATGGCTGCTGTACGCCGTTTTCCTGACCGGTACGCTGAGCTTTTTCGTGGATGAACTGAACGCCTGGATGCGGCCCGAACTGCACCGGTCGGTGCCTCAACCCGACACGGCGCAACGCGCGCTGGACGGCATGGCGCGGCTGGCGCCGGACGCGACGACGTGGACCCTGGGCCTGCCCACGGAACGGCAGAACGCGGTGGAAGCATCGTGGCGCAAACCCGGCGCCGCAGCCGGTCGCGCAGGCACCGAGCGCGCCATGCTCGACGCCGCCACCGGCGACCCGATCACGGTGCGCGACACCCGCGCCGGCAGCTTCCTGTATCGCTTCCACTTCGAACTGCACGCCATGCCGCGCGTGTGGGGACGATGGATCGTGGGCATTGCGACCATGGTCATGTTCGCGGCGATCCTGAGCGGGGTCGTCACGCACAAGAAGATCTTCATCGACTTCTTTACCTTCCGCCGCAACAAGGGTCAGCGATCGTGGCTGGATGCGCACAACGCCACGGCCGTGCTCGCGCTGCCCCTGCACATCGTCATCACGTTCAGCGGTTTGCTGTTGCTGATGAACATGCTGATGCCTTTCCCGAAGGATGCGGTCTACAAGGGCGACAACGCGGCGTTCTTTGCGGAGTTCCGTGGACAGGCCCTGGCGGCGCAAGGGCAGGCAGGGCAAGGCGGTGGGGGCCAAGGTGGCGGCGAAGCACGTGGGGGCCAAGGTGGCGGCGAGGGCCGTAGCGGCGGCGGCCGGCGCGGCAACGCGGCCGCGGCTGACGGCCCGGTGCCCCTGACGCCCATCGCCCCGCTGATGGCGCAGGCCCATGCGGCCTGGCCCGACCGCGAGGTAGGCACCATCGTCGTCACTCGCCCGGGCACGCCGACCGCCCGCATCGAACTGCGTGAAGACGGCGGCCGCAATCTGACCGAACGGGGCGGCAGCCGCAAGCTGGTGTTCCATGGCCGCGACGGCACGCTGCTCGAGCAGGACACACCGCCGCCACCCTCCGCCATCCGCGCCACCTACAACGTCATGACCAGCCTGCATCTGGGCCGATTTGCAGGCCCGGCCATGCGCTGGGCGCTGTTCATCGGCGGAATCATCGGTACGCTGATGGTGGCAACCGGCATGGTGTTGTGGGTCGTTAAACGCCTGCCGGAACGCCGCAAGCTGGGCGCCACCCCCCGCGGCCATCGGCTGGTTGAAGTGCTGAACGTGACCGGCATCGCAGGCTTGCCCGTGGCCATCGGCGCCTACTTCTACGCCAACCGCCTGATCGACGCCACCTTCGCGCAGCGCAGCGCGTGGGAGATCAACACGCTGTTCATCGTATGGCTGGCTTGCCTGGTGCACGCCGCCGTGCGTCCGCATCGCAGCGCTTGGCGCGAACAATTGACGCTGGCGGCGGGGCTTTTTGTGTTCCTTCCAATATTGAACGCGCTCACGGGCGGCGCGGGCCTGACGGTCAGCATCCCGGCTGGCTTGTGGGCGGTCGCAGGCGTGGACGCGGCATGCCTGGTGATCGGCGCCTTGCTGGCCTACGCCGCGTATCGCCTGCGTGGCGGCGGTAAGGGCGCGGTCCCGGCAAAGACACCGGGGCGCAAGACTGACGGCGCGCGACGCGGCGCGGATGACGGTACCTCATCAAGCCGGCCGGACGCGGGCCCGGCTTCCGCCAGTGACCCCGCCATGGCGCGGACCGTTACGGCAGCGGCATCAGGTACGTCGCTGCGCAGCCCTGCCCGGACAGAGCCCTTGCCGGGAGCCGCATCATGACCGGCCTGGCGACTCTGCTGCTGTCCTACTCGGGTTTTGTCGGGCTGGCGTTGGCGATGGACCGGCATCAGGAACAGGCGGAACTGCCTGCCCTCAATAGCCGCCGCAAGATCGGCTGGCGTGTGCTTGGCTCTCTGCTGCTGGTGCTGGCGCTGATGGCGGCGATTCAGGCCGAAGGCACGTCGGTCGGCATCAGTTTCTGGCTCGGCATGCTCAGCATTGCCGGCATCGCCTGCGCCCTGATGTTCAGCTATGCCCCGCGCCGCGTGCTGTCGTCGGCGGCGGTCATTGGCGGGGCGGGAGTGCTGGCCTGGCTGAATGGATACGCGGGATAATGCAGGCAATCCCACCGAGCTGGCGGGTGCAGGTCGTACCGTAGTTGCGGGCCATACCGTCGTTACAGGCCATACCGCGGGCGGGGCCTGACGGGCCCGGCATTGGCCCTGCCTTCAGGCCGCCACCGCGTCCACACCGACCCACCATGCCTCGCCTGCATGCGGCTTGCCGATAGCCACGGCCTCGCCCATCCGCGGCGTGGTGACCTGCACGCCATGCTGCTTGCCCAGCGCCACGATCCGGTCATACGGTTCGTGCCAGTCATGGAATGCCAGATCGAACGTGCCGTTGTGGATGGGCAGCATCCACTTGCCGCGCAGGTCCAGGTGGGCCTGCAGGCTTTCTTCCGGCTGCATGTGCACACCAGGCCATCGGGCATCGTAGGCGCCCGTCTCCATCAACGTCAGGTCAAATGGCCCGTAGCGTTCGCCAATCTGGCGAAAGCCCGCCGAATAGCCCGTGTCACCGCTGAAGAACACCCGCGTGTCGCCATCCACGATGATCCACGACGCCCATTGCGTACGATTGCCATCCCGCAGCGTGCGGCCGGAAAAATGTTTGGCCGGACCGGGTACGAAGCGGATGCCATCCACCTCGGTCTCTTCCCACCAGTTCAGCTGCCGCACCTTTTCTGCCGGCACGCCCCACGCAATCAGCCGGTCTCCCACGCCACGGGGCGTCAGGAACACATCCGTCTTTGGCGCCAGGGCCTGGATGCTGGCGTAGTCCAGGTGATCGTAATGGTCGTGCGACAGGATCACGCCGCGCAGCGGCGGCAGGTCCTTGATCGCAATCGGCGGCGCATGGAAACGCTTCGGGCCGGCCCACTGAATGGGCGACGCGCGCTTCGAAAACACAGGGTCGGTCAGCCAGAATCCGCCGCGTAACTTGAGCAGCAGCGTGGAATGCCCGAGCCGGTATACGGTGTGATCGGGCGCGGCCAGCAAGGCCGCCGCCGTCAGCGTGTGGACCGGAATCCGGCCTGATGGCCGGGTGGTGCGCGGCTTGGCAAAGAACACCTTCCACATCAGCTTGAGTGTATTGAACAGCCCCGCCTGCACCGGGCGCTGCGGGACCCGCGCGCGCAAGGCGGCCAGCGGGGAAACGACGGGAGAAGGCGTATTCGACATGGACAGGACAGCTCCGGAATAGGGTGTGACAGGCAGGCAGGTCTTTCCAGGAAGGACCCTGGCCGCCAGGCACAAAGTACACTGCACGGTGTAGTTTATTGAGTGTAGAGAACGCGGCTCAAAAAGTAAACTGGCCAGTGTAAAATTCGTGACCCGACTGTGAGTGTCGTGGTCCGACTGTGAGTGACCTTTTCCCCGAAGCGAACGTTCCCCGATGACCGAAGCGCCCCGCCTGACCGACCGTAAACGCGATGCCATCCTGGCAGCGGCTATTGCCGAGTTCCGCGCGAACGGCTTCGAGGCCACCAGCATGGACCGGATTGCCCTGCGGGCGGAAGTGTCCAAGCGCACCGTCTACAACCACTTTCCGAGCAAGGAAGCGCTGTTTGCCGACATCCTGGTGCAGCTGTGGAATGTGAGTGCGCCCGAGCGGGAACTGGCGTATCGCAGCGACCTGCCGCTGCGCGGTCAATTGCAGGAACTGCTGGCCGCCAAGCTGCGCATGCTGAATGACACGCACCTGCTGGATCTGGCCCGGGTCGCCATCGCGGCCGCCATTCATTCGCCCGAGCGGGCGCAGAGCATGGTGGCGCGGTTGGGGGAAAAGGAAGAAGGCCTGCTGGTGTGGCTGCGTGCCGCGCAAGACGATGGCAAGCTGCGCGGGGCCGATCCGGCATTCGCCGCGCAGCAGCTGCATGGCATGCTCAAGACCTTCGGATTCTGGCCCCAGGTCACGATGGGTGAACCGCCGCTGTCGGCCGAACGCCAGCAGGTCGTCGTCGCGTCCACGGCAGATATGTTCCTGGCGGCGTACGACCGGGCAGAGCGGGAGTAAGGCGGCTCGGTCTCAGCCCCGCAACTTCCCTTAGCGCCGCAACTCCAGGATGTCGAATTGCGATTCTTGCGGCGGCAGCGGCAGTTCCAGGCGCAGACGATCACGCGCCACCGGAATCAGATAACCCACATCGTTATGGTGCGTGTCGGGACCGTAGCGGCGGACCGGCTCCCCGCTCACGCTGCTGGCGCCGGCATAGCCCAGGCGCGTGCCGCCCACGTCGTAGAAGGTGCCCGCAGTGCGTTGAGACCCCGTCAGCTTTTCCAGCCGCAGCCCGGCCGAATCGTCGGTAATGCGGCAGCGGAACCAGGAATAGATCGTCAACGGCAGCAGCCCGCCCAGCTTCAGGGTGCGGCATCGCCACTCGCCCGCCATCTCGGCCGGAGCCACAGCCATTGGCTTGCCCGCCAATACCTTTTTCAGTTCGGCCACATCGCGCGGCGCGCCCTGGGTCTGTGCGGTCTGGATCGCCTGCTTGCGGGTCGCATCAAAGGCGTCCAGCCGCTGGCGGTCGGCGCGTTCAAGGCTGTCGGGGAAGGGGCCGGTCGCCTGCGCGGGGGCGGCAATACATAAGGCACCGACCACTGTCATGGCGATGGTCAGCGACGCGAGCCTGCCGAGCGGCCGAGCGCCAACCGGCTTGCAGGCGACCCCTTGCCGCGGGCCTTGGAAATATCGTGTCGACATGGGCGCTCCAGCAGAGTGAGTGCCGGCCAGCATACCAAAGGGCCCCGGACGCCATCTGCAAAAAGGCAGACGGCCGGCGGGCACCCTGCCCCGCCGGCCGTCCGAATACATAAGGTCCAGCTTATCTTTGATAGATAAGCCCGACCTTATCAATCCAGGCTGATCTTCAGGTCCTTGATCAGCTTGTGCCAGATCGCCGTCTCTTTTTGAATCAGCGCGGCGTATTCCTGCGGCGTGCCGCCCACGGGTTCAACGCCAAATTCCACCAGCTTCTTGCTGACTGCCGGGGTGTGGATCGCGGCGGACACGTTCTTCTGCAGCGTCGCGATCACCTCGGGCGGGGTGCCCGCCGGGGCGACCATGCCAACCAGCGCGGCGGCTTCGACGTTGGGCACGCCCAGTTCGGCAAAGGTCGGCACGTCGGGCAACTGCGGCAGGCGCGTGGCGTTGGCCACCGCGATCGGGCGCACCTTGCCGCCCTTGATGAATGCATTGCCAGCGGCCAGGTCGGTCATCATTGCGGCCAATTGCCCGCCGGCGACATCGACCAGGGCCGGTGCGGCGCCGCGATAGGCGATGTGCAGCATGCGCAGGCCGGCGCGTTCCTTCAGCAATTCCATGGCCAGGTGATGCGGACTGCCCGCCCCTGCCGATGCATAACTGAACTTGCCGGGCGCGGCCTTGACCTTGGCCATGAAGTCCTTGGCGTCCTTGATGTCGGTGGTCTGGCCTACCACCAGGATCATCGGGAAGCGGCCCATCAGGCTGACCGGCGCCAGGTCGCGCAGCGGGTCATAGCTGAGCGACTTGTACAGCGCCGGGTTGAAGATCAGCGTGCCGTTGTCGGCCGACAGTACTGTCGTGCCATCGTGCGCGGCCCTGACGGTTTCCACCGCGCCGATCGCCGTGTTGCCGCCCGGACGGTTATCAACGACAACGGTCTGCCCGGTGGTCTCGGCCAGTTGCGCGCCGATGGTCCGGGCCAGGAAGTCCGACCCGCCGCCCACGGCGTAGGGCACGATCCAGCGCAGGGGTTTGCCACTGGGGGCTTGCGCCCATGCACTGCCTGCCAGGACCAGTCCTGCCGCAAGTGCCGACGCTGACACTGCCAGCTTGATGAACGTTTTCAAAGGTGTCTCCGGATATTGTTATGGATCGAACTATTTTTTGATGGGATGCGCAGGCAGGATCGTTCCGGTGCAGGTGCCAAAGCCGACGCGATAGCCGTCCCCCTGGCACCAGCCGGTCAGGATCAGCTCATCACCATCTTCAATGAAGGTGCGGGTCTCGCCGCCGTTCAGGGTGATGGGTGTCTTGCCGCCTGCCGTCATTTCCAGCAAGGACCCGAGGGAATCCGGCGTCGCTCCGCTGATCGTGCCCGACCCCATCAGGTCGCCGACCCGGGTGTTGGTGCCCGACACGGTGTGGTGCGCCAGTTGCTGCGCCATCGTCCAGTACATGAACTTGAAGTTGGTGCGCGACAGGGTCGTGGCCGTACTCTGGTTGGCCGGCCGGATCGCTGCTTCCAGGTGCAGGTCGAAGGCATGGTGGCCTTCATGCTGCAGGTAAGACAGCGGCACCGGATCCTGCGGCGGCTGCGCGCAGCGGAAGGGTTCCAGGGCGTCCATCGTCACCACCCAGGGCGAGATCGTCGTGGCGAATCCCTTGGCATTGAAGGGGCCGAGCGGCACGTATTCCCAGGCCTGCAGATCGCGCGCGCTCCAGTCATTCAAGAGCACCATGCCGAAGATATGGGCCTCGGCATCCTGGCAGGCGATCGGGTCGCCCAGGCCGCTGGGTACGCCCACGAAAAAACCGGTCTCGAGTTCGATGTCGAGCCGCAGGCAGGGCGAGAACACCGGACGTTCCTGATCGGGCTTCTTGATCTGGCCATTGGGGCGGCGCACCGGCGTGCCGCTCACGATCACCGACGACGCGCGGCCGTTGTAGCCGATCGGAATTTCGAGCCAGTTCGGCATCAGCGCGTTCTTGGGATCGCGGAACAGTGCGCCCACGTTGGTGGCGTGTTCCCGCGATGAATAGAAGTCGGTGTAGCCGGGAATGTCGACGGGCAGATGCATAGTGGCTTGCGACTGCGGCACCAGGGCCGTCTGCCGCAAGGCCACGTCGTCACGCAGGGTCGCGTTGTCGTCGGACAGCAGCTGCGTCAGCTGGCTGCGCACGCTGCGCCAGACATCGCGTCCGGCTGCCATGAAGGGGTTGAGGGTGCGCTGTGCAAACAGTCCGGCTGGCACCTTCAACAGGCCACG
This window encodes:
- a CDS encoding MBL fold metallo-hydrolase gives rise to the protein MSNTPSPVVSPLAALRARVPQRPVQAGLFNTLKLMWKVFFAKPRTTRPSGRIPVHTLTAAALLAAPDHTVYRLGHSTLLLKLRGGFWLTDPVFSKRASPIQWAGPKRFHAPPIAIKDLPPLRGVILSHDHYDHLDYASIQALAPKTDVFLTPRGVGDRLIAWGVPAEKVRQLNWWEETEVDGIRFVPGPAKHFSGRTLRDGNRTQWASWIIVDGDTRVFFSGDTGYSAGFRQIGERYGPFDLTLMETGAYDARWPGVHMQPEESLQAHLDLRGKWMLPIHNGTFDLAFHDWHEPYDRIVALGKQHGVQVTTPRMGEAVAIGKPHAGEAWWVGVDAVAA
- a CDS encoding TetR/AcrR family transcriptional regulator, producing the protein MTEAPRLTDRKRDAILAAAIAEFRANGFEATSMDRIALRAEVSKRTVYNHFPSKEALFADILVQLWNVSAPERELAYRSDLPLRGQLQELLAAKLRMLNDTHLLDLARVAIAAAIHSPERAQSMVARLGEKEEGLLVWLRAAQDDGKLRGADPAFAAQQLHGMLKTFGFWPQVTMGEPPLSAERQQVVVASTADMFLAAYDRAERE
- a CDS encoding DUF4893 domain-containing protein — its product is MSTRYFQGPRQGVACKPVGARPLGRLASLTIAMTVVGALCIAAPAQATGPFPDSLERADRQRLDAFDATRKQAIQTAQTQGAPRDVAELKKVLAGKPMAVAPAEMAGEWRCRTLKLGGLLPLTIYSWFRCRITDDSAGLRLEKLTGSQRTAGTFYDVGGTRLGYAGASSVSGEPVRRYGPDTHHNDVGYLIPVARDRLRLELPLPPQESQFDILELRR
- a CDS encoding Bug family tripartite tricarboxylate transporter substrate binding protein, encoding MKTFIKLAVSASALAAGLVLAGSAWAQAPSGKPLRWIVPYAVGGGSDFLARTIGAQLAETTGQTVVVDNRPGGNTAIGAVETVRAAHDGTTVLSADNGTLIFNPALYKSLSYDPLRDLAPVSLMGRFPMILVVGQTTDIKDAKDFMAKVKAAPGKFSYASAGAGSPHHLAMELLKERAGLRMLHIAYRGAAPALVDVAGGQLAAMMTDLAAGNAFIKGGKVRPIAVANATRLPQLPDVPTFAELGVPNVEAAALVGMVAPAGTPPEVIATLQKNVSAAIHTPAVSKKLVEFGVEPVGGTPQEYAALIQKETAIWHKLIKDLKISLD
- the fahA gene encoding fumarylacetoacetase: MSPATPATPHKSWVPSANRADSHFPIQNLPFGVFTTAASADPRVGVAIGDEILDLSVLDTRGLLKVPAGLFAQRTLNPFMAAGRDVWRSVRSQLTQLLSDDNATLRDDVALRQTALVPQSQATMHLPVDIPGYTDFYSSREHATNVGALFRDPKNALMPNWLEIPIGYNGRASSVIVSGTPVRRPNGQIKKPDQERPVFSPCLRLDIELETGFFVGVPSGLGDPIACQDAEAHIFGMVLLNDWSARDLQAWEYVPLGPFNAKGFATTISPWVVTMDALEPFRCAQPPQDPVPLSYLQHEGHHAFDLHLEAAIRPANQSTATTLSRTNFKFMYWTMAQQLAHHTVSGTNTRVGDLMGSGTISGATPDSLGSLLEMTAGGKTPITLNGGETRTFIEDGDELILTGWCQGDGYRVGFGTCTGTILPAHPIKK